The proteins below come from a single Bubalus kerabau isolate K-KA32 ecotype Philippines breed swamp buffalo chromosome 19, PCC_UOA_SB_1v2, whole genome shotgun sequence genomic window:
- the LOC129633691 gene encoding cytochrome P450 1A1, producing the protein MFSVFGLPIPISATELLLASAIFCLVFWVVRTWRPRVPQGLNSPPEPWGWPLLGHMLMLGKNPHVVLSQLSQRYGDVLQIRIGCTPVLVLSGLDTIRQALVRQGDDFKGRPDLYSFTLITDGQSMTFNPDSGPVWAARRRLAQNALKSFSTASDPASSSSCYLEEHVNKEAEYLLGKFQELMSGPGRFDPYRYIVVSVANVICAICFGRRYDHNDQEFLSLINLSNEFGEIAASGNPSDFIPVLRYLPNTALDLFKDLNRRFYVFVQKIVKEHYKTFEKGHIRDITDSLIEHCQDKRLDENANIQLSDEKIVNVVIDLFGAGFDTVTTALSWSLLYLVTSPRVQKKIQEELDTVIGRARWPRLSDRPQLPYLEAFILETFRHSSFVPFTIPHSTTRDTNLNGFYIPKGRCVFVNQWQINHDQKLWEDPFEFRPERFLTADGTVNKVLSEKVIIFGLGKRKCIGETIARLEVFLFLAILLHQVEFRVTPGVKVDMTPLYGLTMKYARCEHFQAHTRS; encoded by the exons ATGTTTTCTGTGTTTGGACTCCCCATCCCCATCTCGGCCACAGAACTTCTCCTGGCCTCTGCCATCTTCTGCCTGGTATTTTGGGTGGTCAGGACCTGGCGGCCTCGGGTCCCTCAAGGCCTGAACAGTCCCCCGGAGCCCTGGGGCTGGCCCCTGCTCGGGCACATGCTGATGTTGGGGAAGAACCCACACGTGGTCCTGTCGCAGCTGAGCCAGCGCTATGGGGACGTGCTGCAGATCCGCATTGGCTGCACACCCGTGCTGGTGCTCAGCGGCTTGGACACCATCCGGCAGGCCCTGGTGCGGCAGGGCGATGATTTCAAGGGCCGGCCAGACCTCTACAGCTTCACCTTGATCACTGACGGCCAGAGCATGACCTTCAACCCAGACTCTGGACCGGTGTGGGCTGCCCGGCGACGCCTGGCCCAGAATGCTCTGAAGAGTTTCTCCACCGCCTCAGACCCGGCATCCTCGTCCTCCTGCTACCTGGAAGAGCATGTGAACAAGGAGGCCGAGTACCTCCTGGGCAAGTTCCAGGAGCTGATGTCAGGGCCTGGGCGCTTTGACCCCTACAGGTATATAGTGGTGTCAGTGGCCAATGTCATCTGTGCCATATGCTTTGGCCGGCGCTATGACCACAATGACCAAGAGTTTCTTAGCCTCATCAATCTGAGTAATGAGTTTGGGGAGATAGCTGCCTCCGGGAACCCATCTGACTTCATCCCTGTCCTCCGTTACCTGCCCAACACTGCCCTGGACCTCTTCAAGGACCTGAATCGGAGGTTCTACGTCTTTGTACAGAAGATAGTCAAGGAACACTATAAAACGTTTGAGAAG GGTCACATCCGGGACATCACAGACAGCCTGATTGAGCACTGTCAGGACAAGAGGCTGGACGAGAATGCCAATATCCAGCTGTCGGATGAGAAGATCGTTAATGTCGTCATAGACCTCTTTGGAGCCG GGTTTGACACAGTCACAACTGCCCTCTCCTGGAGCCTCCTGTACCTGGTGACAAGCCCCAGGGTGCAAAAAAAGATTCAGGAGGAGCTGG ACACAGTGATTGGCAGGGCGCGGTGGCCTCGGCTCTCTGACAGACCCCAGCTGCCCTATTTGGAGGCCTTCATCCTGGAGACCTTCCGACACTCTTCCTTTGTCCCCTTCACCATCCCACACAG TACCACAAGAGACACCAATCTGAATGGCTTTTACATCCCCAAGGGGCGCTGTGTCTTTGTGAACCAGTGGCAGATCAACCATGACCA GAAGCTATGGGAGGATCCATTTGAGTTCCGGCCAGAACGGTTTCTTACTGCTGATGGCACTGTCAACAAAGTCCTGAGTGAGAAGGTGATTATTTTCGGCTTGGGCAAGCGGAAGTGCATCGGTGAGACCATTGCCCGCTTGGAGGTCTTTCTCTTCTTGGCCATCCTGCTGCATCAGGTGGAATTCCGCGTGACCCCGGGTGTGAAGGTGGACATGACCCCCCTGTATGGGCTGACCATGAAGTACGCCCGCTGTGAGCACTTTCAGGCGCACACGCGCTCTTAG